A genomic stretch from Pomacea canaliculata isolate SZHN2017 linkage group LG2, ASM307304v1, whole genome shotgun sequence includes:
- the LOC112558313 gene encoding 28S ribosomal protein S27, mitochondrial-like: MAASFLARCVTSNTIRSLAGAYRRTVNVSCKRYLLSQAYSCTEAWKKSLADPIFSQVTLNEFMIQMRDQYEKHSSISAVDMEICANKLQEMDLDDASFIEELIMKFRRSPAANPVRDSIVYVIIRMYMEHNIADRLIPLMKQRSVTGIFPDPYSISLLMDHFILKEDFHHAAQVAYEMMIQEDLSHPTSRLLALYSCVKFLKQANMDDLTPAEIKDEEGEEEWIPVRYIKYPSYDDHFDIKSEQYLLGKTLYFLGKEYADTTLGHSLKVVGLGLYHKFKHCLQVLKDVAESGDASITADTFSYVEASLDKAQARDPNKPEKEMGLLTIDDEIYKLLPTEEEKDVFRQQLQQLKQMLTDKGKVVNVAFTALAEELVQSQLSQHEPSDIEIQVRRFDEWQEERTKLLEEQIFMLQRNEKMAEINKKLKELQEKEETLRFFELNDEIRLIQPKHLPKEKVEDDEETLRAKRIKRRKFRHNI; this comes from the exons ATGGCAGCGTCCTTTCTAGCACGCTGTGTAACCTCTAACACTATTCGTAGCTTGGCAGGTGCCTACCGTCGTACTGTTAATGTATCATGTAAACGCTACTTGCTGTCTCAGGCCTATAGCTGCACTGAGGCCTGGAAGAAAAGTCTGGCAGATCCCATATTTAGTCAAGTCACTCTCAACGAATTTATGATTCAAATGAGAGATCAATATGAGAAACACAGTTCGATAAGTGCAGTGGACATGGAAATTTGTGCAAATAAACTACAAGAGATGGATCTTGATGATGCAAGTTTTATCGAAGAGCTAATAATGAA ATTCCGAAGGTCGCCAGCAGCAAATCCAGTCAGGGATTCTATTGTCTATGTCATCATACGCATGTATATGGAACACAACATTGCTGACAGGCTTATTCCACTCATGAAGCAAAGATCAGTAACCGGAATTTTTCCAGACCCTTACTCCATTAGTCTTCTCATGGACCATTTCATACTAAAAGAAGATTTTCATCATGCAGCTCAGGTTGCATATGAGATGATGATACAGGAAGATTTAAGTCATCCAACCTCTCGTCTCTTGGCTTTGTATTCCTGTGTGAAGTTCCTGAAGCAAGCAAATATGGATGATTTAACACCTGCAGAGATTAAAGATGAAGAAGGGGAGGAAGAATGGATACCTGTCAGATACATTAAATATCCCTCATATGATGACCACTTTGACATTAAATCTGAGCAGTATCTTCTGGGAAAGACATTGTATTTTCTGGGAAAAGAGTATGCAGATACAACCCTTGGCCATTCTTTAAAAGTAGTGGGTTTAGGACTTTACCATAAGTTCAAGCATTGCCTGCAGGTACTGAAAGATGTTGCAGAGTCAGGTGATGCATCCATCACAGCAGACACTTTCAGTTATGTTGAGGCAAGCTTAGACAAAGCTCAAGCTCGTGACCCTAACAagccagagaaagaaatgggTTTGTTGACAATTGATGATGAAATATACAAGCTTCTTCCGACTGAAGAGGAGAAAGATGTCTTTCggcaacagctgcagcagctgaagCAGATGCTGACTGATAAGGGCAAGGTGGTAAATGTTGCATTCACAGCTCTTGCAGAAGAACTGGTCCAGTCACAACTGTCACAGCATGAGCCATCCGACATAGAGATTCAGGTGAGACGTTTTGATGAGTGGCAAGAAGAGCGAACAAAGCTTCTTGAAGAGCAGATTTTTATGCTGCAGCGGAATGAAAAAATGGCTGAGATTAATAAAAAGTTGAAAGAACTGCAGGAAAAAGAGGAAACTCTGCGTTTCTTTGAGTTAAATGATGAGATCAGGTTAATCCAACCTAAGCACTTGCCCAAGGAGAAAGTAGAAGATGATGAGGAGACCCTGCGAGCCAAACGCATCAAGCGGCGCAAATTTCGgcacaatatttaa